The following proteins are encoded in a genomic region of Maribacter hydrothermalis:
- a CDS encoding DMT family transporter, translating into MKNIDQKWGYLLVLALIWGSSFILIKKSLIGYTPLQVGGLRIVFASVLLFIVGFKSLKSLSKIDWKWVTIAGLCSSFFPPFFFALAQTEISSGITSILNSVAPLFTTLVGIALFGLSLKGRQVLGVFIGLFGTVVLIAAGMENNVDQDYWYTLFILFSALGYAFNINIIKKYLSHLTPLAITTASFGVAFLPAFVILIYTGVFQEFLGNSAMHEAVWYIMALAFLGTALANILFNKLIKLSSPVFAASVTYLIPLVAVLWGFLDGENIIILQLLGGIVILFGVWLVNRKKL; encoded by the coding sequence TTGAAAAATATAGACCAAAAGTGGGGCTATCTTTTAGTTCTTGCGTTAATATGGGGTTCTTCATTTATACTGATTAAAAAATCTCTAATAGGATATACGCCGCTACAGGTTGGCGGGTTACGAATTGTATTTGCATCGGTATTATTGTTTATTGTTGGTTTTAAATCGTTAAAGTCACTTTCTAAAATAGATTGGAAATGGGTGACTATTGCAGGGTTATGTAGTTCGTTTTTTCCACCTTTTTTCTTTGCATTGGCGCAAACAGAAATTAGTAGTGGAATTACTTCGATTTTAAATTCAGTTGCGCCATTATTTACTACACTTGTAGGTATTGCTCTTTTTGGACTCTCATTAAAGGGAAGACAAGTATTAGGTGTTTTTATAGGTCTTTTTGGTACTGTTGTATTAATTGCGGCGGGTATGGAGAATAATGTGGACCAGGATTATTGGTACACGCTATTCATTCTTTTTTCAGCCTTAGGATATGCTTTTAATATAAATATTATAAAAAAGTATTTATCGCATTTAACTCCGTTGGCTATAACTACTGCTAGTTTCGGAGTCGCTTTTCTCCCGGCATTTGTTATATTAATTTATACGGGCGTATTTCAGGAGTTTTTGGGTAATAGTGCTATGCATGAAGCTGTTTGGTATATAATGGCATTGGCTTTTTTAGGAACAGCTTTGGCAAACATTCTGTTTAATAAATTAATAAAATTATCTAGTCCGGTATTTGCTGCATCGGTTACCTATTTAATTCCCCTTGTAGCGGTACTTTGGGGTTTTCTAGATGGAGAAAATATAATTATTTTGCAGCTGTTAGGTGGAATTGTTATCTTATTTGGTGTATGGCTCGTAAATAGAAAAAAGCTGTAG
- a CDS encoding heavy-metal-associated domain-containing protein: MKINFLALSIFIFCISVATSTAQDNSSAIAIIENAKTTEVLIGIDGMACQEGCADKIALNLMEIKGVSSAEVSFDQKNGIVVFDPKLTSIEDLKSTITNTKVKECQYTINSVTFKESE; encoded by the coding sequence ATGAAAATTAATTTTTTAGCACTTAGCATATTTATTTTTTGCATTTCTGTTGCCACATCAACAGCACAAGATAATTCTAGTGCAATTGCTATAATTGAAAATGCAAAAACAACCGAAGTTTTAATTGGTATTGACGGTATGGCTTGCCAAGAAGGGTGTGCCGATAAAATTGCATTAAACCTTATGGAAATAAAAGGCGTTTCTTCGGCAGAAGTTAGTTTCGACCAAAAAAATGGAATTGTTGTTTTTGACCCAAAACTTACTTCTATTGAAGATTTAAAATCTACTATTACAAACACCAAAGTAAAAGAGTGCCAGTATACAATTAATTCAGTTACATTTAAAGAAAGCGAATAA
- a CDS encoding pyridoxal-phosphate dependent enzyme, with product MTKQNLLDCHKRIAPFIHNTSVLTSRLIDKEVNAQVFFKCENFQRAGAYKMRGATNAILRLPKEQKKNGVVTHSSGNFAQALSLAAQSVGVTAHIVMPNTAPEVKKVGVKEYGGIIYECEPTVEARQALADEIALKTGATFIHPSNDNDVILGQGTTALELLEKQPDLDFIFCPVGGGGLIAGSALAAHYFGINCKVYGAEPFEADDAYRSLQSGKIESNETVNTIADGLKTTLGDKNFPIIKKLVSGIVRVTEEEIVDAMKLVWERMKIIIEPSSAVTVAAVLKQSKEQPAVFQNKKIGIIISGGNVDLSKLPF from the coding sequence ATGACAAAACAAAACCTATTAGATTGTCATAAACGTATAGCCCCTTTTATTCATAATACATCCGTTTTAACGTCTAGGTTAATTGATAAAGAAGTAAATGCTCAGGTATTTTTTAAGTGTGAGAATTTTCAAAGAGCCGGCGCCTACAAAATGCGTGGAGCAACCAATGCTATCTTGCGATTACCTAAAGAGCAAAAGAAAAACGGAGTAGTAACGCATTCCTCTGGTAATTTTGCCCAAGCGTTGTCATTAGCTGCCCAAAGTGTTGGCGTAACCGCACATATTGTTATGCCTAATACAGCACCAGAGGTTAAGAAAGTTGGTGTAAAGGAATATGGTGGAATAATTTATGAGTGCGAGCCTACAGTAGAAGCTAGGCAGGCTTTAGCAGATGAAATTGCGTTAAAAACTGGAGCTACATTTATTCATCCATCAAACGATAATGACGTTATTTTAGGTCAAGGTACTACTGCATTAGAGTTGCTTGAAAAACAACCCGATTTAGATTTTATTTTTTGTCCTGTAGGTGGCGGCGGACTCATTGCCGGGTCTGCTCTAGCGGCTCACTATTTTGGTATTAACTGTAAAGTTTACGGAGCTGAACCATTTGAGGCAGATGATGCTTACCGTTCACTACAAAGTGGGAAAATAGAAAGTAATGAGACTGTGAATACTATTGCAGACGGACTCAAAACTACGCTAGGAGATAAAAATTTCCCTATTATAAAAAAGTTGGTTAGCGGTATTGTTAGAGTTACCGAAGAAGAAATCGTTGACGCAATGAAACTGGTTTGGGAGCGAATGAAAATAATTATTGAACCCTCTAGTGCGGTAACAGTGGCTGCAGTTTTGAAACAATCAAAAGAGCAGCCAGCAGTTTTTCAGAATAAAAAAATAGGTATTATAATATCTGGAGGCAATGTAGATTTATCTAAATTACCTTTTTGA
- the gldD gene encoding gliding motility lipoprotein GldD → MKFKLFLGLFMLALFVLSCQDEQIPKPKAKMRLEYPQGKLADLETENFSFKYNQLANAELNSDKAYTISYPDMKGAIFLSYKKVDGNLDKLIHDSKRLSYEHAAKADNIVEQPYVNPDARVFGALFEVQGNAASQSQFFVTDSTEHFLTGSVYFYTKPNYDSILPAASYLQNDIRGIIETLRWKK, encoded by the coding sequence ATGAAATTTAAATTATTTTTAGGGCTGTTTATGTTAGCACTTTTTGTTTTGAGTTGTCAAGACGAGCAAATTCCTAAACCCAAGGCCAAAATGCGCTTAGAATACCCGCAAGGAAAATTAGCGGATTTAGAAACCGAGAATTTTAGCTTTAAGTATAATCAATTGGCTAATGCAGAATTAAATAGCGATAAAGCATACACCATTTCTTATCCAGACATGAAAGGAGCAATTTTTCTTAGCTATAAGAAGGTTGATGGTAATCTTGATAAACTAATACATGACTCTAAACGTCTAAGTTATGAACATGCTGCTAAAGCAGATAATATTGTTGAGCAACCTTATGTAAATCCCGATGCCAGGGTTTTTGGAGCTTTATTTGAGGTGCAAGGGAATGCCGCTTCACAATCGCAGTTTTTTGTAACGGATAGTACAGAGCATTTTTTAACTGGTTCGGTTTATTTTTATACTAAACCTAATTATGATTCTATTCTTCCTGCAGCGTCCTACCTTCAAAATGATATAAGAGGAATTATAGAAACCCTTCGCTGGAAAAAATAA
- a CDS encoding gliding motility-associated protein GldE — MDPDPLPFLVTLLAVNGVFAINIIVLFILLICSALVSGAEVAMFGLSPTEIKELQDEKSAKSSILLMLLERPKKLLATILIANNAINIGVVLLFSIIGDTLFKNVNQVLFGIVSVRFLLEVVVATFLILMFGEILPKVYANRNRMSFSHLMAFPLRVLDFIFSPLSLPMRSGTLFLYNKLGKQKSSLSINHLSQALDLTSHGDTTKEEKKILEGIVTFGNTDTKQVMRPRIDIFALNEQMKFIEVIGEIKKHGYSRIPVFGENIDTVKGVLYVKDLLPYLDRKTFNWMTLIREPYFVPENKKLDDLLEEFQEKKNHLAIVVDEYGGTSGLVTLEDIIEEIVGDISDEFDDEDLIYSKLDDFNYVFEGKTPLKDFYRVIKLEDSDMFEENKGESETLAGFVLEKAGSFPKRGEKIIFESYTFMVESMDKKRLKQIKVTLPNEI; from the coding sequence TTGGACCCAGACCCCTTACCGTTTTTAGTAACATTATTAGCTGTGAACGGTGTATTTGCAATTAATATTATCGTCCTTTTTATATTGTTAATTTGTTCTGCGCTAGTTTCTGGTGCAGAGGTAGCAATGTTTGGTCTTTCACCTACCGAGATTAAAGAGTTACAAGACGAAAAATCAGCAAAAAGTAGTATTCTGCTAATGCTTCTTGAGCGGCCTAAAAAATTATTGGCTACCATATTAATAGCAAACAATGCTATTAATATTGGTGTAGTGCTACTTTTTAGTATTATAGGTGATACCCTTTTTAAGAATGTAAATCAAGTATTGTTTGGTATCGTATCAGTAAGGTTTTTATTAGAAGTAGTGGTGGCTACTTTTTTAATTTTAATGTTCGGTGAAATTTTACCTAAGGTTTATGCGAATAGAAATAGAATGAGTTTTTCGCATTTAATGGCGTTTCCATTACGTGTTTTAGATTTTATTTTTTCACCATTAAGCTTGCCAATGCGTTCCGGTACATTGTTTTTATACAATAAACTCGGAAAACAAAAATCAAGTTTAAGTATTAATCACCTGTCACAAGCTTTAGATTTAACTTCCCATGGCGATACTACTAAAGAAGAAAAGAAAATTTTAGAAGGTATTGTAACTTTTGGTAATACAGATACCAAACAAGTAATGCGCCCTAGAATTGACATTTTTGCACTTAATGAGCAAATGAAGTTTATAGAAGTCATTGGTGAAATAAAAAAGCATGGTTATTCTCGTATTCCTGTTTTTGGTGAAAATATTGACACGGTAAAAGGTGTATTATATGTAAAAGATTTACTGCCCTATTTAGATAGAAAGACCTTTAATTGGATGACTTTAATTCGTGAGCCTTATTTTGTTCCAGAGAATAAAAAGTTAGATGATTTGTTGGAAGAGTTTCAAGAGAAAAAAAATCATTTGGCTATAGTAGTAGACGAGTATGGCGGAACCTCTGGTTTGGTAACTTTAGAGGATATTATTGAAGAAATTGTAGGTGATATAAGTGATGAGTTCGATGATGAAGATTTAATTTATTCTAAGTTAGATGATTTTAATTATGTGTTTGAAGGTAAAACGCCATTAAAAGACTTTTACAGGGTTATTAAATTGGAGGATAGCGATATGTTCGAAGAAAATAAAGGTGAGTCAGAAACTTTAGCAGGTTTTGTCTTAGAGAAAGCCGGGAGTTTTCCTAAAAGGGGAGAGAAAATTATTTTTGAATCGTATACCTTTATGGTAGAGAGCATGGATAAAAAGAGACTAAAACAAATAAAAGTAACGTTGCCAAATGAAATTTAA
- a CDS encoding single-stranded DNA-binding protein, which translates to MSGTLNKVMLIGHLGDEVKMHYFEGGGSIGRFPIATNETYTNKSTGERVTNTDWHNIVVRNKAAEICEKYLSKGDKVYVEGRLKNRQWQGEDGNTRYSTEVHVTDFTFLTTKKESGATDNSTASTTPKTSNTSKATDKASAPITQENDDDLPF; encoded by the coding sequence ATGAGCGGTACATTAAATAAGGTAATGTTAATTGGGCATTTAGGTGATGAAGTTAAAATGCATTATTTTGAAGGTGGTGGCAGTATAGGAAGATTTCCTATTGCTACAAATGAAACGTATACGAACAAATCTACCGGCGAGCGAGTAACAAATACAGATTGGCATAACATAGTTGTACGTAATAAAGCAGCTGAAATTTGTGAAAAATATCTGAGTAAAGGAGATAAGGTATATGTTGAAGGAAGATTAAAGAACCGCCAATGGCAGGGAGAAGATGGTAATACCAGGTATAGTACAGAAGTGCACGTAACCGATTTTACCTTTTTAACCACTAAAAAAGAGTCTGGCGCAACTGATAATAGTACAGCCTCTACTACTCCAAAAACAAGTAATACTAGTAAAGCGACGGACAAAGCATCTGCTCCGATAACTCAGGAGAATGATGACGATTTACCATTCTAA
- the mutY gene encoding A/G-specific adenine glycosylase, producing MSFSGKILDWYHQNKRTLPWRNTIDPYNIWLSEIILQQTRVAQGTPYYLRFIESFPTVGHLANADEEEVLKLWQGLGYYSRARNLHATAKIVVNEYKGVFPDNYKELLNLKGIGDYTASAISSICFNEAQAVVDGNVYRVLARYYGVDIPINSTEGVKYFKTLAQKVMDTEQIRDYNQGIMEFGAIQCSPKKPLCLHCPLNNSCVALQKGLVEQLPVKLKKTKVRDRYFNYIIPIYMDPKENYFTKIEQRIGKGIWQNLWQFPLLESKKELELDEIIFRYKEVLDDIEVNEFLEFNESAIIHKLSHQHLHAKFWIVKTNSDFADKISMEKLKQFPVPVLIADFIKAFKI from the coding sequence ATGTCATTTTCGGGTAAAATTTTAGATTGGTATCATCAAAACAAACGCACTTTACCATGGCGTAATACCATTGATCCTTATAATATTTGGTTGTCAGAAATTATTCTTCAACAAACACGTGTGGCTCAAGGAACCCCGTATTACTTAAGGTTTATAGAAAGTTTTCCAACTGTTGGTCATTTAGCAAACGCAGATGAAGAAGAGGTTTTAAAACTCTGGCAAGGATTGGGGTATTATTCAAGGGCGAGAAATTTACATGCAACGGCAAAAATTGTCGTTAATGAATACAAAGGTGTATTTCCAGACAATTATAAAGAGCTTTTAAACCTAAAAGGAATTGGAGACTATACTGCGAGCGCAATTTCATCAATTTGTTTTAATGAAGCCCAAGCAGTTGTAGACGGTAATGTATATAGAGTTTTGGCCAGGTATTACGGGGTAGATATACCAATTAATAGTACTGAAGGTGTAAAGTATTTTAAAACTTTGGCTCAAAAAGTCATGGATACTGAACAAATTAGAGATTACAATCAGGGAATTATGGAGTTTGGAGCCATACAATGTTCGCCCAAAAAACCACTTTGTTTACATTGCCCTTTAAATAATAGTTGTGTTGCCTTGCAAAAAGGTCTTGTGGAACAATTACCGGTTAAATTAAAAAAGACAAAAGTAAGGGATAGGTATTTTAATTATATTATACCGATATATATGGACCCTAAAGAAAATTATTTTACAAAAATTGAGCAAAGAATAGGAAAAGGTATTTGGCAGAACCTTTGGCAATTTCCTTTATTAGAATCTAAAAAGGAATTGGAATTAGATGAAATTATATTTAGGTATAAAGAAGTACTAGATGATATTGAGGTTAATGAGTTTTTAGAATTTAATGAATCTGCTATAATACATAAATTGTCTCATCAACATCTGCATGCAAAATTTTGGATCGTAAAAACGAATTCTGATTTCGCAGACAAAATTTCAATGGAAAAATTGAAGCAATTTCCTGTGCCAGTTTTAATAGCAGATTTTATAAAAGCGTTTAAAATTTAG
- a CDS encoding HU family DNA-binding protein, with product MTKAEIVSKISDKLGIEKGDVQATVESFMEEVKTSLESGDNVYLRGFGSFIIKTRAEKTGRNISKNTTIKIPAHNIPAFKPAKVFVEGVKSNVHVK from the coding sequence ATGACGAAAGCGGAAATTGTATCGAAAATCTCAGATAAGCTGGGAATTGAAAAAGGAGATGTACAGGCAACTGTTGAATCTTTTATGGAAGAGGTAAAAACATCATTAGAAAGTGGTGATAATGTTTACCTAAGAGGTTTTGGTAGTTTTATCATTAAAACTAGAGCCGAAAAAACCGGTAGAAATATTTCCAAAAACACAACCATTAAAATACCCGCTCACAACATTCCAGCATTTAAGCCTGCAAAGGTTTTTGTAGAAGGAGTTAAGAGCAACGTACACGTAAAATAA
- a CDS encoding Rne/Rng family ribonuclease codes for MNRELIVRSSSQAVDFALLKDGKLTELHKEESSNDFSVGDIFLAKIRKPVTGLNAAFVNVGYEKDAFLHYHDLGPQLSSMLKFIKQVSSGKLKDYSLKNFPVETDIDKNGVITDVIKANQSLLVQIVKEPISTKGPRISSELSIAGRYLVMVPFSDRVSVSQKIASKEEKDRLKRLVKSIKPKGFGVIIRTVAEGQKVAELDKDLENLLNKWSAMCKKLYRAQTPSKVFVELNRASSILRDVFNDSFTGIHVDDITLYNEIKDYVSEIAPDKENIVKHFDTNVPIFEKFGIERQIKTSFGRTATMSKGAYLIIEHTEALHVVDVNSGNRSNKAKNQEDTALEVNLLAASEIARQLRLRDMGGIIVVDFIDMVKSQHRKKLFEHLRDEMKDDRAKHKILPPSKFGLIQITRQRVRPEMNIKTTEEDPNNAGKQVEAPIVLIDKITADLEKLLKGPAKDNSITLNIHPFIAAYITKGFPSMRTKWFLEYKRWVKIQPRDAYTYLEYRFKNKDGKTIY; via the coding sequence GTGAATAGAGAATTAATCGTAAGATCTAGTTCCCAAGCCGTTGACTTTGCCTTGTTAAAGGACGGAAAACTCACTGAACTGCATAAAGAAGAAAGTAGTAACGATTTTTCTGTTGGCGATATTTTTCTCGCCAAAATCAGAAAACCGGTAACCGGTCTAAATGCCGCGTTCGTTAACGTTGGCTATGAAAAAGATGCATTTTTGCATTATCATGACCTTGGTCCGCAATTATCTTCTATGCTTAAGTTCATAAAACAAGTGAGCTCAGGAAAATTAAAGGATTACTCCTTAAAAAACTTTCCCGTTGAGACCGATATTGACAAAAATGGTGTTATTACCGATGTCATTAAAGCCAACCAATCCCTACTGGTTCAAATTGTAAAAGAACCTATATCTACTAAAGGACCAAGAATCAGTTCCGAGCTATCAATAGCTGGGCGTTACTTGGTAATGGTTCCTTTCTCGGACCGTGTTTCGGTATCCCAAAAGATTGCAAGCAAAGAAGAGAAAGACAGGTTAAAACGACTTGTTAAAAGTATTAAACCAAAAGGATTTGGTGTAATTATTAGAACAGTTGCAGAAGGACAAAAAGTCGCGGAACTGGACAAAGATCTAGAAAACTTGCTGAACAAATGGTCGGCAATGTGTAAAAAATTGTATCGTGCTCAAACACCATCAAAAGTATTTGTAGAACTCAACAGAGCATCTTCTATTTTAAGAGATGTATTTAACGATAGTTTTACAGGAATACATGTTGATGATATAACTTTATATAATGAAATTAAGGACTATGTGTCCGAAATTGCTCCAGATAAAGAAAACATAGTTAAGCACTTTGATACCAACGTACCTATTTTTGAAAAATTTGGAATAGAAAGACAAATTAAAACGTCTTTTGGCCGTACAGCTACCATGAGCAAAGGAGCCTATTTAATTATAGAGCATACCGAAGCACTACATGTTGTAGACGTAAATAGTGGCAATAGATCAAATAAAGCTAAAAATCAAGAAGATACGGCCTTAGAGGTAAATCTTTTGGCTGCTTCAGAAATTGCAAGACAATTACGTCTTCGTGATATGGGCGGAATTATCGTTGTAGATTTTATAGATATGGTAAAATCACAACACAGAAAAAAGCTTTTTGAACATCTTAGAGATGAGATGAAAGACGATCGCGCCAAACATAAAATACTACCTCCGAGTAAATTTGGTTTAATTCAGATCACCCGACAAAGGGTACGACCTGAAATGAATATTAAAACAACTGAAGAGGACCCTAACAATGCAGGGAAACAGGTGGAAGCACCTATTGTTTTAATAGATAAAATTACAGCGGACCTTGAAAAACTTCTTAAAGGACCTGCAAAAGACAACAGTATAACACTTAATATACACCCGTTTATAGCAGCCTATATTACTAAGGGATTTCCATCCATGAGAACTAAATGGTTCTTGGAATATAAAAGATGGGTTAAAATTCAACCGCGTGATGCGTATACGTATCTTGAATACCGTTTTAAAAACAAAGACGGCAAAACAATATATTAA
- a CDS encoding DUF3667 domain-containing protein yields the protein MDDLPINREIQQVSNNLNCKNCSASLPNDTYFCNICGGKVIVQRITLKGLAEDFSNNVLGLDNRFFFTIKKLIISPHLVFQEYLNGTRKRYMNPFAILGLTTAIAIFLFNFFADEYLALNVESNQQSVSIMANMMEKQLGENFDREAYEKENLELITNASSFMLKYFNLLVILFMPIYTYMAFLVYRKPYNYAEHLIINSYIQSISFIVTSIVFTVSVFTDPSVYLLTIFFLIFYYTYAYGKLYKLSISESILKLMLFIGLILLTFIAFGVLSIVLGIAIAYFSPK from the coding sequence ATGGATGATTTACCTATAAACCGAGAAATACAACAAGTTTCAAATAATTTAAACTGTAAAAATTGTTCAGCTTCGCTACCTAATGATACTTATTTCTGCAATATCTGTGGTGGCAAAGTAATAGTTCAACGCATTACTTTAAAAGGTTTAGCTGAAGATTTTTCTAATAATGTACTTGGCTTAGATAATAGGTTTTTCTTCACTATAAAGAAATTAATTATAAGTCCTCATTTAGTTTTTCAAGAATACCTAAACGGTACAAGAAAACGCTATATGAATCCCTTTGCCATTCTAGGTTTAACAACTGCAATAGCTATCTTTTTATTTAACTTTTTTGCTGATGAATATTTAGCGCTTAATGTTGAATCTAATCAACAATCCGTTTCCATAATGGCGAATATGATGGAAAAACAATTAGGAGAAAACTTTGACAGAGAGGCCTATGAGAAAGAAAATTTAGAATTAATTACTAATGCAAGTTCTTTTATGCTGAAGTATTTCAACCTGTTGGTAATCTTATTTATGCCTATATATACATATATGGCATTTTTGGTTTATAGAAAACCATATAACTACGCAGAACACTTAATAATAAATTCTTACATTCAAAGTATTTCGTTTATTGTTACTTCTATAGTTTTTACAGTTTCAGTCTTTACAGATCCATCCGTTTATCTTTTGACCATATTCTTTTTAATTTTTTATTATACCTACGCCTATGGTAAGCTATATAAATTAAGTATATCTGAATCTATTTTAAAACTAATGTTATTCATAGGACTTATTCTATTAACATTTATTGCTTTTGGAGTTTTATCAATAGTTTTAGGAATAGCTATCGCCTATTTTAGCCCAAAATAA
- a CDS encoding regulatory protein RecX — translation MNEKTKGHTIQEATKKIESYCAYQDRCHKEVVSKLKDMGMIPIAIDTIIAQLIEDKFLNEERFAKSFARGKFNIKKWGKNRIVKELKFRNISKYNITTALKEIDPEAYLTALDDLANKRLGQITESNILKRRKKLADYLLYRGWESHLVYEKLKELIK, via the coding sequence TTGAACGAAAAAACTAAAGGCCACACTATTCAAGAAGCCACAAAAAAAATAGAAAGCTATTGCGCATACCAAGATCGCTGCCATAAAGAAGTGGTTTCGAAATTGAAAGACATGGGCATGATCCCGATAGCGATTGACACTATTATTGCACAACTTATTGAAGATAAGTTTTTGAACGAAGAACGCTTTGCAAAAAGTTTTGCTAGAGGCAAATTCAATATTAAAAAGTGGGGTAAAAATAGAATTGTTAAGGAACTGAAATTTAGAAATATCTCCAAATACAATATTACCACCGCCTTAAAAGAAATTGACCCTGAGGCCTATTTAACCGCCTTGGATGATTTGGCAAATAAACGACTTGGTCAAATAACTGAATCTAATATTCTAAAGCGGAGAAAAAAACTTGCAGACTATCTTCTATACCGAGGTTGGGAAAGTCATTTGGTATATGAAAAATTAAAAGAACTTATAAAATAG
- a CDS encoding cupin-like domain-containing protein: MNLADIPRVSNITKEDFIETYFKPQKPVVLERAIEDWPAFSKWNLDYIKSVAGEKTVPLYDDRPVQHKDGFNEPHAKMKMAEYVDLLKKEPTKYRIFLWNIIKEVPALQKDYTFPDFGLRLLKGVPMMFFGGRDSYTFMHYDIDLANIFHFHFDGKKEVVLFPQSETEKLYKVPHSLITHESIDFSNPDYNKWPALKSANGFRTTLSHGEVLYMPEGYWHYMKYNTPGFSMSLRALARNPKNLAKASYNILIMRYYDVLMRKIKGQDWIDEKNERAIKETNNRHNIIT, from the coding sequence TTGAATTTAGCAGATATACCAAGGGTAAGTAATATTACCAAGGAAGACTTTATAGAGACCTATTTTAAGCCACAGAAACCTGTAGTTTTAGAGCGGGCCATTGAAGATTGGCCTGCATTTTCTAAATGGAATTTAGATTATATTAAATCTGTAGCTGGGGAAAAGACCGTACCGCTATATGATGACAGACCGGTGCAACATAAAGATGGTTTTAATGAGCCCCACGCCAAAATGAAGATGGCTGAGTATGTGGATTTATTGAAAAAAGAACCTACAAAATATAGAATTTTCCTTTGGAATATTATTAAGGAGGTACCTGCTTTGCAAAAAGATTACACTTTTCCAGATTTTGGATTAAGACTTTTAAAAGGAGTGCCAATGATGTTTTTTGGCGGACGAGACTCGTACACCTTTATGCATTACGATATCGATTTGGCAAATATTTTTCACTTTCATTTTGATGGAAAAAAAGAAGTAGTGCTTTTTCCACAATCTGAAACGGAGAAGCTTTACAAAGTGCCTCATTCTTTAATTACACATGAGAGTATAGATTTTTCCAATCCTGATTATAATAAGTGGCCCGCATTAAAAAGTGCAAACGGATTCAGAACAACTCTGTCCCATGGAGAAGTTTTATATATGCCAGAAGGGTATTGGCACTATATGAAATACAATACACCCGGTTTCTCAATGAGTTTAAGGGCGTTGGCCCGTAATCCTAAAAACTTGGCAAAAGCATCGTATAACATCCTTATAATGCGTTATTATGATGTGTTAATGCGTAAGATAAAAGGTCAAGATTGGATTGATGAAAAAAATGAAAGAGCAATTAAAGAAACAAATAATAGGCATAATATAATTACCTAA